The Clostridia bacterium genome includes a region encoding these proteins:
- a CDS encoding cytosine permease: ILNLFVPFLTLLGVTLPPVGGIMMADYFILKTHRKELEATRAKGELPQSYPTVNVAGLVAWAVGSVAGKVVTWGIPSLTALIIGGVVYVVLMKVLPASVVFPVERRATSVAVQAD, encoded by the coding sequence CATCCTGAACCTGTTCGTGCCGTTCCTGACGCTGCTCGGCGTGACGCTGCCGCCCGTCGGGGGCATCATGATGGCGGACTACTTCATCCTCAAGACGCACCGCAAGGAGCTTGAGGCGACGCGCGCGAAGGGCGAGCTGCCGCAGTCGTACCCGACGGTGAACGTGGCCGGCCTCGTGGCGTGGGCGGTCGGCTCCGTGGCGGGCAAGGTGGTCACGTGGGGCATCCCGTCGCTGACGGCGCTGATCATCGGCGGCGTGGTGTACGTGGTGCTGATGAAGGTGCTGCCGGCGTCGGTCGTGTTCCCGGTGGAGCGGCGGGCGACTTCGGTGGCGGTGCAG